From one Peredibacter starrii genomic stretch:
- a CDS encoding response regulator transcription factor, whose translation MKNATILVIEDEQDIRDLISFQLKSEGHNVLIAESVDKAIGIVERPDKIDLFIIDWMLPGVMSGLEFTKKLRAQKNYKDTPIVMITALTQPENIVAALDAGADDYITKPFDLKVLEARVRVQLRELKTDKTDDDTLDFGLMKIEVSKCRVIVEKDEINLTSTEFKILSMLAQKPGHVFTREQFINNIQGENIFVTGRTIDTHIAGLRKKIGPAANMIETIRGIGYRFKDVL comes from the coding sequence ATGAAAAACGCCACCATCCTAGTTATCGAAGACGAACAAGACATTCGTGACCTTATTAGCTTCCAACTAAAATCTGAAGGCCATAACGTACTCATCGCTGAGAGCGTTGATAAGGCAATCGGGATCGTTGAAAGACCGGACAAGATTGATCTTTTCATCATCGACTGGATGCTACCGGGTGTAATGAGTGGACTTGAGTTCACGAAGAAACTTCGTGCTCAGAAAAACTATAAAGACACTCCAATCGTTATGATCACGGCCTTGACTCAGCCTGAGAACATTGTGGCAGCACTCGATGCGGGGGCCGATGACTACATCACAAAACCATTTGATCTTAAAGTTTTAGAAGCTCGCGTTCGTGTTCAGCTTCGTGAACTTAAAACAGATAAAACTGACGATGACACACTTGATTTTGGTCTGATGAAGATTGAAGTTTCCAAGTGTCGCGTGATCGTTGAGAAAGACGAAATTAACCTCACTTCTACTGAATTTAAGATCCTAAGCATGCTGGCCCAAAAGCCAGGTCACGTTTTCACTCGTGAGCAATTCATCAATAACATCCAGGGCGAAAACATCTTCGTCACTGGACGTACAATTGATACCCATATCGCAGGTTTAAGGAAGAAAATCGGTCCAGCTGCCAATATGATTGAAACAATCAGAGGCATTGGATATAGATTCAAAGATGTCCTCTAA
- a CDS encoding DUF962 domain-containing protein: protein MDFKTFSDFYPYYLREHSNLHCRKLHFVGTCGVISLLLLFFFTGNLMTLALLPVVGYGFAWVGHFGFEKNRPATFKNPWYSLLGDFRMFWDILTGRVSAF, encoded by the coding sequence ATGGATTTCAAAACTTTCAGCGATTTTTACCCGTACTACCTACGTGAACACTCGAACTTACACTGCCGTAAGCTTCATTTCGTCGGTACATGTGGGGTCATTTCTCTTTTGCTTCTCTTCTTTTTCACCGGAAACCTTATGACCTTGGCACTTTTGCCGGTTGTGGGTTACGGCTTCGCTTGGGTTGGACATTTTGGTTTTGAAAAGAACCGTCCGGCCACTTTCAAGAATCCTTGGTACAGCCTGTTGGGAGATTTTAGAATGTTCTGGGACATCCTTACTGGACGTGTCTCTGCTTTCTAA
- a CDS encoding CsgG/HfaB family protein: protein MKFLFVLLSVSMLATSCGGFKAKRVDANESDEKGLSITDNWMSADTTQAVADVVKQMKAHPGYNKMKAKFGTPKVFIAEVQNQTSEAYFPIGDLNDELLNELSLSGEFELVDNQAREKILKEITYQNDGMVDPATAKKIGKQTGADIMIFGNVYMKPEKRDGKTIKEYSVNIRMTDIEKATEVLRTRTKVFKYSEKSSLGW, encoded by the coding sequence ATGAAATTCTTATTCGTACTACTTTCTGTTTCTATGCTGGCCACTTCTTGTGGTGGTTTCAAAGCAAAGCGTGTTGATGCTAATGAGTCTGATGAAAAAGGACTTTCAATTACTGATAACTGGATGAGCGCTGATACGACTCAAGCGGTTGCTGACGTTGTTAAACAAATGAAGGCTCACCCTGGTTACAATAAAATGAAGGCGAAATTCGGCACTCCAAAAGTGTTCATCGCTGAAGTTCAAAACCAAACTTCTGAAGCTTACTTCCCAATCGGTGACCTGAACGATGAGCTACTAAACGAGCTTTCTCTTTCTGGTGAATTCGAACTGGTCGATAACCAAGCTCGTGAAAAAATCCTAAAAGAAATCACTTACCAAAATGACGGTATGGTTGATCCTGCTACTGCCAAGAAAATTGGTAAGCAAACAGGTGCTGACATCATGATCTTCGGTAACGTGTATATGAAGCCTGAAAAACGTGATGGCAAAACCATCAAGGAATACTCTGTTAACATTCGTATGACAGATATCGAGAAGGCGACTGAGGTTCTTCGTACTCGTACGAAAGTCTTCAAGTACTCTGAGAAATCTTCTCTCGGATGGTAA
- a CDS encoding peptidoglycan recognition protein family protein — protein sequence MILALLSWTTVSWGFSTDCFFCLPWKQDNTRPLVPEWPIEYVKIEKVDYERNSQTASFCRRPEDMVDTIVIHHSETPSTDSPERINDLHLNRGTPADPWYMIAYSYVVNSPYAGALSPRARVTEGRPLDLVGAHAGSNIFVPMDEDQKKMWKDGKITCGKEGGDFTVDPSMEKNGTIKANVTTIGLVVIGNYSPFSKTNPNGYSKKNPRYPTLQTQDMIARTSCQLQKKYPRMKSIKWHSYYHSTSCPGTIKEYIGKIKTLARKYGCEFN from the coding sequence ATGATTTTAGCACTGCTTAGTTGGACAACCGTTAGTTGGGGATTCTCTACCGACTGTTTCTTCTGCTTACCTTGGAAACAGGATAATACAAGACCTCTAGTACCTGAGTGGCCAATTGAATATGTGAAGATTGAAAAGGTCGACTACGAGAGAAATTCTCAGACTGCGAGCTTTTGTAGACGTCCTGAAGACATGGTGGACACCATTGTTATTCACCACTCTGAAACTCCAAGCACTGACTCACCGGAACGAATCAATGACCTCCACTTAAATCGAGGAACCCCTGCGGATCCTTGGTATATGATCGCTTATTCTTATGTGGTGAACTCTCCTTATGCAGGAGCACTTTCTCCCCGCGCACGCGTGACTGAAGGTCGACCTCTGGATCTTGTTGGTGCTCATGCCGGCTCAAATATCTTTGTGCCGATGGATGAGGATCAGAAGAAGATGTGGAAGGACGGTAAGATCACTTGCGGTAAAGAAGGCGGAGATTTTACAGTCGACCCAAGTATGGAGAAGAACGGCACGATTAAGGCCAACGTCACAACCATTGGTCTCGTGGTGATTGGTAACTACTCTCCTTTCTCTAAAACGAATCCCAACGGTTACTCGAAGAAGAATCCTCGGTATCCGACTCTACAGACCCAGGACATGATTGCCAGAACCTCATGTCAGTTGCAGAAAAAATATCCTCGTATGAAATCCATCAAGTGGCACAGCTATTACCACTCGACGAGTTGTCCGGGTACGATCAAAGAATACATTGGGAAAATTAAGACTCTGGCCAGGAAGTACGGATGCGAATTCAATTAA
- a CDS encoding ABC transporter permease: MNWWRYVSAMELRKILAYRSDFWITFIGQTLIQVLIARALWQSIFEANGATEMNGFTLPMMTLYFLIVPIGSKMLMGENVGFISREIYEGTFNRYLIYPLSFFQYKTLTYLTYSAFYGVQLILIYSLYNLIQSGISGEMFLNLVTGVGVFMIAAFAYCMMAMVIELISLWADNIWSLMVMARFGASFLGGGFIPINFFPEWMQSILKFLPFQYFISFPVRTVMGLVTREEMYQGIFFLVLWAGLLMLMANLIWMKGQKKYNGVGI, from the coding sequence ATGAACTGGTGGCGCTATGTAAGCGCGATGGAGCTTAGAAAGATCCTCGCCTACCGCTCAGACTTTTGGATCACCTTCATTGGCCAGACCTTAATTCAGGTCCTGATAGCACGCGCGCTTTGGCAGAGTATTTTTGAGGCCAATGGCGCCACGGAGATGAACGGCTTCACTCTTCCTATGATGACTCTCTACTTCTTGATTGTGCCGATCGGCTCCAAGATGCTCATGGGAGAGAACGTAGGTTTTATCTCGCGCGAGATTTACGAAGGGACGTTTAATCGTTACCTCATTTATCCCCTTTCATTCTTCCAATACAAGACCCTCACCTATCTTACTTATAGTGCGTTCTATGGTGTGCAGTTGATTCTCATCTATTCACTTTATAACCTCATTCAATCTGGTATTAGCGGCGAGATGTTTTTAAATCTTGTGACCGGCGTGGGTGTGTTTATGATTGCCGCCTTCGCTTATTGTATGATGGCGATGGTGATTGAACTCATCTCACTTTGGGCCGATAACATCTGGTCACTCATGGTGATGGCCCGTTTTGGTGCTTCATTCTTAGGTGGTGGTTTCATTCCCATTAATTTCTTTCCGGAATGGATGCAAAGTATTCTGAAGTTTTTGCCTTTCCAATATTTCATCAGCTTCCCGGTGAGAACTGTGATGGGTCTGGTGACTCGGGAAGAAATGTATCAAGGCATTTTCTTTCTCGTTCTTTGGGCGGGACTTCTCATGTTGATGGCAAATCTCATCTGGATGAAAGGTCAGAAAAAATATAATGGAGTCGGCATATGA
- a CDS encoding ABC transporter permease, with the protein MKRYLRLYLYFLQFSFSKAMEFRIDFTFRILMDIIYYAVNILLFKTLFLHTGLIGGWNEEQMMVFVSCYLLVDAINMTVFSTNMWWLPAYINKGELDYYLIRPVNPLFFLSLREFSANSFINLITAVAFFIYSLSNYTGDYNWMQLLGLLALLVNGALVYYTLHMMMIIPVFWTHSSRGFIDLFYSLGLAMERPDKIFKGWLRVVFTMIVPLTVLASFPARAFLEGFTSDVLLHITCVTVGAWGLMLFWWRRGLKNYSSASS; encoded by the coding sequence ATGAAAAGATATCTGCGTCTCTACTTATATTTTCTGCAATTCTCATTCTCAAAAGCGATGGAATTCCGAATTGATTTCACTTTCCGAATTCTGATGGACATCATTTATTACGCTGTAAACATTCTCTTATTTAAAACGCTCTTCCTTCACACCGGTCTTATTGGTGGCTGGAATGAAGAGCAAATGATGGTCTTCGTTTCTTGTTATCTTCTGGTTGATGCAATCAACATGACAGTCTTCTCGACCAACATGTGGTGGCTTCCGGCCTACATCAATAAAGGTGAATTGGATTATTATCTCATTCGTCCGGTGAACCCACTGTTCTTCCTTTCACTCAGGGAATTTTCGGCGAACTCATTCATCAATCTCATCACTGCGGTTGCCTTCTTCATTTATTCACTCTCAAACTACACGGGTGATTATAATTGGATGCAACTTCTGGGACTCTTGGCCCTACTTGTGAATGGTGCCTTGGTGTATTACACACTACATATGATGATGATCATTCCAGTTTTCTGGACTCATAGCTCTCGTGGCTTTATTGATCTCTTCTACTCTTTGGGACTTGCGATGGAGCGTCCGGATAAAATCTTTAAGGGATGGCTACGCGTGGTCTTCACGATGATTGTTCCACTTACTGTACTTGCTTCATTTCCAGCACGAGCATTTTTGGAAGGATTTACTTCTGACGTACTTCTACACATCACATGTGTGACTGTGGGCGCGTGGGGCCTCATGCTCTTCTGGTGGAGACGAGGTCTAAAAAATTATTCGAGTGCTAGTTCTTAG
- a CDS encoding NADH-quinone oxidoreductase subunit B produces the protein MQDGVVLSTVDDFLNWGRKNSLWPMTFGLACCAIEMMATGMAKYDLERFGCGAFMATPRRADLMIVAGTVTLKMATRVKVLYEQMAEPKYVISMGSCANKGGPYWQHGYHVLKGVDEVVPVDVYVPGCPPRPEALIEGVMTLQKKIANERLLRNKWVKHA, from the coding sequence ATGCAAGATGGTGTTGTACTGTCGACCGTTGATGATTTTCTCAACTGGGGTCGCAAAAATTCTCTATGGCCAATGACCTTTGGTCTTGCTTGTTGTGCGATCGAAATGATGGCCACAGGTATGGCAAAATACGATCTAGAAAGATTTGGTTGTGGTGCCTTCATGGCAACTCCACGTCGTGCGGATCTTATGATTGTTGCTGGTACAGTGACACTTAAGATGGCAACTCGTGTGAAAGTTCTTTATGAACAAATGGCAGAGCCAAAATACGTTATCTCTATGGGGTCTTGTGCAAACAAGGGTGGACCATACTGGCAACACGGTTATCACGTTCTTAAAGGCGTTGATGAGGTAGTTCCTGTAGACGTTTACGTTCCTGGTTGTCCTCCTCGTCCGGAAGCTCTTATTGAAGGTGTAATGACTCTTCAGAAGAAAATCGCGAACGAGCGTCTTCTTCGTAATAAGTGGGTAAAGCATGCTTAA
- a CDS encoding sensor histidine kinase yields the protein MTIQIEEDLRLLRYTLVQSGIEWEKWCESIPPLKDVQYTLVRRNGTIICDSADKKLVGEKLENITEIVQSHEARFASQLRKSDLFGTQAVFASLRLGDDLMIRKVIPVSSLRDNMDRFDRVLFLRIVPFSIISYLFFVYFFYLSTKPLGIILSKVEKFKDDIPFNKNLELLYERDEWASIEEALNKADQKLQSQMAESRLENEKNTAILESINDDILAIDKYETVLFYNTKFKNNFLKTNENTQIKPKLWHTFSDEEVLEAFRSVLQNGRPSSLRTKNFPYSHRPERFFDLTITPLKSSDGTINGALGVFYDVTEFKLSEQMRVDFVANVSHEIRTPLTSVKGYTQLLQAQAGKIDESLHVFLDKIVGNTERMISLFNDLLNLSVIESRYLQTMEPLDLPSMVETVASNIQTNYPEKKVNVTWDLAVDTITGDSRLIEQVISNLVDNACKYSESDSIDIKIASFEKNDKAILTISDNGPGISKDHIQRIFERFYRVDSSREVSRGTGLGLSIVKHIISKHKGRIWAESEGKGTTFIIELPLE from the coding sequence ATGACGATTCAGATCGAAGAAGACCTAAGGCTTCTTCGCTATACCTTGGTTCAATCAGGCATTGAATGGGAAAAATGGTGTGAGAGCATACCTCCGCTTAAGGACGTACAGTATACACTGGTTCGTCGGAACGGAACTATCATCTGTGATAGCGCTGATAAAAAGTTGGTTGGTGAAAAACTCGAAAATATCACAGAGATTGTGCAGTCCCATGAAGCGAGATTTGCTTCTCAGTTAAGAAAGAGTGATCTCTTTGGAACTCAGGCGGTCTTTGCCAGTCTTCGTCTGGGTGATGATTTGATGATCCGAAAAGTAATCCCGGTGTCGTCTCTTAGAGACAACATGGATCGCTTTGACAGAGTTCTCTTTTTAAGAATCGTTCCTTTTTCAATCATTAGCTATCTTTTCTTCGTTTATTTCTTCTATCTATCGACTAAACCACTGGGAATCATTCTTTCGAAGGTTGAAAAATTTAAGGACGATATTCCATTCAACAAGAACCTCGAGCTTCTTTACGAAAGAGATGAATGGGCCTCTATTGAAGAGGCCTTGAACAAAGCAGATCAGAAGCTCCAGAGCCAGATGGCGGAATCTCGTCTGGAAAACGAAAAAAACACCGCAATTCTGGAGTCCATTAACGATGATATTCTCGCGATTGATAAGTATGAGACAGTTTTGTTCTATAACACTAAATTTAAGAACAACTTTTTAAAAACCAATGAAAATACCCAGATCAAACCGAAACTCTGGCATACATTTAGTGATGAAGAGGTACTCGAGGCATTCCGCTCGGTCCTACAAAATGGTAGACCTTCGTCCCTCAGAACGAAAAACTTCCCTTATAGTCACCGTCCGGAGCGTTTCTTTGATTTAACAATCACTCCGCTTAAGTCTTCTGATGGAACGATAAATGGTGCTCTGGGTGTTTTTTACGACGTAACGGAATTTAAACTCTCTGAGCAAATGCGAGTGGACTTCGTCGCCAACGTTTCTCACGAGATCAGAACTCCCCTTACTTCAGTCAAGGGTTATACTCAACTTCTGCAGGCGCAGGCCGGGAAGATCGATGAATCTCTTCACGTGTTTCTGGACAAGATCGTGGGGAACACTGAACGCATGATCTCGCTCTTTAATGACCTTTTAAATCTTTCTGTTATTGAATCACGTTATCTTCAGACTATGGAGCCCCTTGATTTACCTTCGATGGTTGAAACCGTGGCGAGTAACATCCAGACCAACTATCCAGAGAAGAAAGTAAACGTAACGTGGGACCTCGCAGTCGATACCATCACAGGCGACAGTCGTTTGATAGAACAGGTTATTTCCAATCTTGTGGATAACGCCTGTAAGTATTCTGAGTCTGATTCCATTGATATCAAGATCGCGAGCTTCGAGAAGAATGATAAGGCCATTCTCACTATCTCGGATAATGGTCCTGGGATCTCTAAAGACCATATTCAGCGAATCTTTGAACGGTTCTATCGAGTGGATTCTTCTCGCGAAGTTTCACGTGGTACGGGTCTGGGACTCTCCATCGTGAAACACATTATCTCAAAGCATAAAGGACGCATCTGGGCCGAATCAGAAGGCAAAGGGACGACTTTTATTATTGAGCTTCCATTAGAATAA
- a CDS encoding NADH-quinone oxidoreductase subunit C, with protein sequence MLNVDFNKLASLINANVQGANATVNNAEDAKFDSSITVEASKIFAVCEFLKTNKEMPFNSLQCISGVDWVEFMEVCYMVAHFDTTAPREFILKVKVTDRVAPTVDSVVKVWAAANYQEREVYDMFGIKFNNHPDMRRILCPDDWQGWPLRKDYVAQKDYNGMAVYPDNKMNFEDREFIVRQDMIKKAQLAASSN encoded by the coding sequence ATGCTTAATGTTGATTTCAATAAACTAGCAAGTCTCATCAATGCAAACGTTCAGGGTGCAAACGCAACTGTGAACAATGCTGAAGATGCAAAGTTTGATTCAAGCATCACTGTTGAAGCTTCAAAAATCTTCGCAGTTTGTGAATTCCTAAAAACAAACAAAGAAATGCCATTCAACTCTCTTCAGTGCATCAGCGGTGTAGACTGGGTAGAGTTCATGGAAGTTTGTTACATGGTTGCTCACTTCGATACAACAGCTCCTCGTGAGTTCATCCTTAAAGTAAAAGTTACTGACCGTGTAGCTCCTACTGTTGATTCAGTAGTGAAGGTATGGGCAGCTGCTAACTACCAAGAGCGTGAAGTTTACGACATGTTCGGTATCAAATTTAATAATCACCCTGATATGCGCCGTATTCTTTGCCCGGATGACTGGCAAGGCTGGCCTCTTAGAAAAGATTACGTTGCTCAGAAAGATTATAACGGTATGGCCGTATATCCAGACAACAAGATGAACTTCGAAGATCGTGAGTTCATCGTTCGTCAGGACATGATTAAGAAGGCCCAACTAGCAGCTTCAAGTAATTAA
- a CDS encoding superoxide dismutase, translating to MEHTLPALPYPKEALQPHISKETFEYHYGKHHQAYVNKLNTLIKGTKFENMQLDEIIKNSEGPIFNNAAQHWNHSFFWNCMGPKAGGYPGGRIGEMITKKWENFDKFKETFSKSAVDNFGSGWTWLVQNSKGDLEIMNTSNADTPMAHGMTALLTLDVWEHAYYIDYRNARPDFVTAFWNVVNWEFANKNLR from the coding sequence ATGGAACATACCCTGCCCGCATTACCTTACCCAAAAGAAGCTCTACAACCCCACATTTCAAAAGAAACTTTTGAATACCACTATGGGAAGCACCACCAGGCCTATGTCAATAAATTGAATACCCTGATTAAGGGTACGAAATTTGAGAATATGCAGCTGGATGAAATCATTAAAAATTCTGAGGGGCCTATCTTCAACAATGCTGCTCAACACTGGAACCACAGTTTCTTCTGGAACTGTATGGGCCCTAAGGCCGGCGGTTATCCAGGCGGACGAATTGGCGAAATGATCACTAAGAAATGGGAAAATTTCGATAAATTCAAAGAAACTTTTTCTAAATCAGCGGTGGATAATTTCGGATCTGGCTGGACTTGGCTGGTCCAGAACTCGAAAGGTGATTTGGAAATCATGAATACTTCTAATGCCGATACTCCAATGGCCCACGGTATGACGGCCCTTTTGACCCTGGATGTGTGGGAACACGCCTATTACATCGATTACCGAAATGCCCGTCCGGACTTCGTAACGGCCTTTTGGAATGTGGTGAACTGGGAGTTTGCCAATAAAAACCTGCGCTAA
- a CDS encoding LPP20 family lipoprotein: MKNILILLLLSSCSLFEKRPTLSDTAQETPGWIYAPYEACAEATELCATGESKTMAQADAQAKANLASIFEVQVKSDLNVNTTSSQTFPWQNTVRQEVQQSLQESVNQILEGVEVKKHFKKDGLTYALASLDRTKASDLLGNRIQKIDDELNVLWARRSRTNLRKIVRLYLEREKLNEKYSIVAGQGRPARMTYQEIMAWRETRPRVENLALRVGQAPEWMTEKLKELLTESGFRIVKGDAAKMISLNVDSIKEYLNVEGFEKYTFTMNMTSFEKGEKLKVLAASETVTGRSQADALLKVKHFFNEYIEQHLSDLHLD, translated from the coding sequence ATGAAAAACATCCTGATTTTGTTACTTCTGAGTAGCTGTTCGCTCTTTGAGAAACGGCCAACACTTTCCGATACGGCCCAAGAAACTCCCGGTTGGATTTATGCGCCTTATGAAGCTTGTGCAGAGGCCACTGAATTATGTGCAACTGGTGAATCAAAGACCATGGCACAAGCCGATGCCCAAGCAAAAGCAAATCTCGCGAGCATCTTCGAAGTTCAAGTTAAGTCTGACTTGAATGTGAACACCACTTCTTCTCAAACATTCCCATGGCAGAACACGGTTCGCCAGGAAGTGCAGCAATCTCTTCAAGAATCAGTGAATCAAATTCTTGAAGGTGTTGAAGTAAAAAAACATTTTAAAAAAGATGGTCTGACTTACGCTCTTGCTTCTCTAGATCGTACCAAAGCATCTGATCTGCTAGGTAATCGCATTCAGAAAATTGATGACGAGTTGAATGTCCTTTGGGCCCGCAGAAGTCGCACCAACCTTAGAAAGATCGTTCGTCTCTATCTCGAGCGCGAAAAGCTCAATGAGAAGTACTCAATCGTGGCCGGTCAAGGTCGTCCTGCCCGCATGACTTATCAGGAGATCATGGCGTGGAGAGAGACGAGACCTCGTGTTGAAAATCTTGCGCTTAGAGTTGGTCAGGCCCCTGAGTGGATGACAGAGAAATTAAAAGAGCTTTTGACTGAGTCTGGTTTCAGAATCGTTAAGGGTGATGCTGCGAAGATGATTTCTCTTAACGTGGATTCAATTAAGGAATACCTCAACGTTGAAGGTTTTGAAAAATACACTTTCACCATGAACATGACGAGTTTTGAGAAAGGCGAGAAGCTTAAAGTTCTGGCCGCCTCTGAAACCGTTACTGGTCGATCACAAGCGGACGCGCTTCTTAAAGTAAAACATTTTTTTAACGAATACATTGAACAACACCTATCGGATTTACACTTAGACTAA
- a CDS encoding 4Fe-4S binding protein gives MSTTVHESSSVKEYFKALYDGIYTTAKGMWITFRYVWAVKPASIEYPEVREVLPERARMRLFNDAQNCISCTQCAMACPVDCIYIASEKLPEGAEIKKTSNGQPIRLKLTQFTIDTSLCCYCGLCTTVCPTECLTHSHDYEFSQYTIDAMKYDYLAPDVVAWRDRIVKA, from the coding sequence ATGAGCACTACAGTTCACGAATCGTCTTCCGTTAAGGAATATTTTAAAGCACTTTATGATGGTATCTACACAACCGCTAAAGGTATGTGGATCACTTTCAGATACGTATGGGCAGTTAAGCCTGCTTCAATCGAGTACCCAGAAGTACGCGAAGTTCTTCCTGAAAGAGCTCGTATGCGTCTCTTCAACGATGCTCAAAACTGTATCAGCTGTACTCAGTGTGCAATGGCCTGTCCGGTTGATTGTATTTACATTGCTTCAGAAAAACTTCCTGAAGGTGCTGAGATCAAGAAGACTTCAAACGGTCAGCCGATTCGTTTGAAACTTACTCAGTTCACAATTGATACTTCTCTATGTTGTTATTGCGGTCTTTGTACGACTGTGTGTCCAACTGAATGTTTGACTCACTCTCATGACTACGAATTCTCTCAATACACAATCGATGCCATGAAGTACGACTACCTCGCTCCTGATGTAGTTGCTTGGCGCGATCGTATCGTTAAAGCTTAA
- a CDS encoding NADH-quinone oxidoreductase subunit D, with translation MQSKWDIGEPEKPTINSETEQLKSELLTLNMGPQHPATHGVLRVEIWTDSEIVAHAIPHLGYLHRCMEKHAENLDYRGIIPFVDRLDYLASMSMEWGYVMAVEKMLGTEVPRRAELLRILTAELQRIASHLMAFGTYALDLGAFTPFLYAFEEREKILRLFEEVSGARLLYNYIWIGGVWNDWTDDQIARVSSFVDVMEQEAKKYHELVSLNKIFVERTSNVGVLTVEDCFTYGATGPVLRGSGYKWDLRKNKPYSLYSELEFDVPVGDGERGVVGDCWNRYIVRMREVVESIKIIRQVIDKLEPGPVMGKVPKIIKLPKGEVYVRSEAPRGEIGFHLVSEGNDSKTPYRLKVKSPCFTHTSMLPHMAPGQMVADFVASIGSIDIVLGEVDR, from the coding sequence ATGCAATCTAAATGGGACATTGGTGAACCAGAAAAACCAACCATTAACAGTGAAACTGAACAGCTAAAGTCAGAGCTACTTACCCTGAACATGGGTCCTCAACACCCTGCTACTCACGGGGTTCTACGTGTAGAGATCTGGACTGATTCGGAAATCGTTGCTCACGCTATTCCACACCTTGGTTACTTACACCGTTGTATGGAAAAGCATGCTGAGAACCTTGATTACCGTGGGATTATTCCTTTCGTTGATCGTCTCGACTACCTTGCTTCTATGAGCATGGAGTGGGGATACGTTATGGCAGTTGAGAAGATGCTAGGAACTGAAGTTCCTCGTCGTGCTGAACTTCTTCGTATTCTTACGGCCGAGCTTCAGCGTATCGCTTCTCACTTAATGGCATTCGGTACATATGCACTAGATCTTGGAGCTTTCACTCCATTCTTATATGCATTCGAAGAGCGTGAAAAAATCCTTCGTCTATTCGAAGAAGTTTCAGGTGCTCGTCTTCTTTATAACTACATCTGGATTGGTGGAGTTTGGAATGACTGGACTGATGACCAGATCGCTCGCGTTTCTTCTTTCGTAGACGTAATGGAACAAGAAGCGAAGAAATATCACGAGCTAGTATCTCTTAACAAAATCTTCGTTGAGCGTACTTCTAACGTTGGTGTTCTTACAGTTGAAGACTGTTTCACATACGGTGCAACTGGTCCGGTACTTCGCGGTTCTGGATACAAGTGGGACCTTCGTAAGAACAAGCCATACTCACTTTACTCTGAACTTGAATTCGACGTACCAGTTGGCGACGGCGAGCGCGGCGTAGTAGGTGACTGTTGGAACCGTTACATCGTTCGTATGAGAGAAGTTGTTGAATCTATCAAAATCATCCGTCAGGTAATTGATAAACTTGAGCCGGGTCCAGTAATGGGCAAAGTGCCTAAGATCATCAAGCTTCCTAAAGGTGAAGTATATGTTCGTTCAGAAGCACCTCGTGGAGAGATTGGTTTCCACCTTGTGTCTGAAGGCAATGACTCTAAAACTCCATACCGCTTAAAAGTGAAATCTCCATGTTTCACTCACACGTCGATGCTTCCACACATGGCCCCAGGTCAGATGGTGGCAGACTTCGTAGCGTCTATTGGTTCAATTGATATCGTACTAGGAGAGGTAGACCGATGA